In Planctomycetota bacterium, the sequence CATGAAGGATCACTTTGGTGCGATCGACTACAGTAACATTCAAATAAGCGACCTAGTTTCCAAGCACGGCTCCAAACTGCGGATGGGCTACGAGTATGACTTTGGAGACGGCTGGCAACACGATGTCGTCCTTGAAAAGGTGACGGAATCCGAACCGGGAGCCAAATACCCGCGCTGTATCGATGGAGAGCGAGCTTGTCCGCCGGAAGATGTTGGCGGTGTTTACGGTTTTGCCGACTATGTCGAGGCGATCACGAATCCGAATCACAGCGAGTACCGCGAACTCCTAGAGTGGAACGGTTCGTTTGACCCCGCGCAATTTGACGCGGCAAAAGCCACTCGGCGTATGAAGAAAGGACTGCCGACGTGGTGAAGAAAGGAACGAAGAAACCTCGCAAGCCCGCGAAAAGCGGCCGCTTTCCGCTGATCGAAAAGGAGCTTCACAATCGGACGAAGGTGGAGTTGGTCGCGATGATCTTGGCGATCGCCAGGGAGCACGCCGTTGTCGCGCGAGAATTGGACGATCGGTTGACGATCGAAAAGCCAGTGGATCTACTCGTCGCCGACGTGTCGTCCGCCGTCGATCGTGCGACCGATTTCGATGAGCGCATGATGAACCACAACTTCGATGTGGATTGGCAAGCTTATGCCGAAGTTCAGAAGGGGCTCTCGCTGCTCGTCGAGCTGGGCCAGCTTGCGGACGCGAAGTCGCTTGCGCTCAAGCTGATGAAAGACGGCAGCTATCAAGTCGAATGCAGCGACGAAGGATTGATGACCGACGAGATCAGCCAGTGTCTCAAGCCGGTAATTCGTGCCGTCAAGGCCGCTGGTGGTGACGAGGCTGTCAAGTGGGCTGACAACATGCAAATTGCCGACCGTGTTGGGTTTATTTGTGACAAGGAACTGGCAGAGCTACGGGGCGAGTCGTGAGCGAATATCAATACGTGGTCTTCCAGGCGGTTGGCGGCCCGCTCAATGATAAACAGTTGGCGTTCGCGCAGCGACAGTCCACGCGTGCCGAAGTGTCACGATGGTCGCTGTCCGTTGAGTACCATTACAGTTCCTTCCGCGGCGATGTCGATGGCTTGCTCCGAAAGTCCTGGGCTATCGCATTATCCAAAGGAGCCTGCCGCTTCAGCCACATCGATTTGGCACAAACCCTTGCCGGCGGAGTTCGCTAGTCAGCATGCGAAGCGTTGGATTTTGAGACTTCAGCTTTTGCGCATATTTTTCCGCGAGATCCGATTGCTCGCTGCCAGACAACACTTCGCGGAGTTCGGACAGTAGTTCGGCGACGCGCCGATAAGCAACCGTTGTTCGTGTAGAGACCAACTTTTCGATTTCGCGAAGCGTTGCGGCGGGATTGGTCGCCATCTTAGCGAGCCGTTGAGTCCGCCGGAGCGTGGCATCGGCCGCGGCGCGTTGCTTGGCCTCATCGGCAATCTTGGCCGCGGCGGCCTGAAGCTGGGCAACCGTACGGTTCGGGCGGGCCGTCGGCCAAGTTGACAAGTCGGAATCGGCTCTGTACTTCGCCAATATTTCAACTCGCGCGGACGAGGCGGTGTCCGCCATCCATGCGGCCAGCCAGCCGTCCTTCATCGTCGCCGGCTGGTCGCAAAGCCACTCGGAATAGCCAGCCAATGGTTCCGCACTTGCTGGCATAGCCGGCGCCTCCTGAGCAGCGGCGGCGATCAAATCGTCGCTGAGGCCGTAAAGTTCGGCGAGACTTCGCTGCGCTTCCGAGAGGTCTTCTAATCCTGCCGGAACCGGCGCCTCGACCGTCTCTTCTGGATCGTGTTCCATATCGCAAGCGATCGCCATGTAAGCCAAGTAGAGCGGACGCAAGTTGCCATTGAGTATCTCGGCACGAAGTGGGACCAGCCGACCAAAAACTGCGCTGACTTCCCATATTTCGTCGAGATCGCCAGGCTCATGGAATGGTTCGATCGCGAGGATTACTCCCGTTCCCACCTTGTCCTTCAGAAGACGCGGAGCGTCCTTGCCAAGGTAGGGCTGGGCCGCTTTGCTGTCCGGTAAACCGTGTGGCAGGCGGATCAGCAGTTTGCGAATTCCAAAGTTCGCATAGTGCAAGTGAATGTCGTAGCCGAGACGCAGCATCTCCATGGGGTTGCCGTGAAAGTCGCCGTAGTGATATTCGTTCTCGAATGACCATGGAGTAATCGTGGCACGCGTCGACTGCCGCCGCATGTACTGAAGATTTTGTTCGCTGACCGGACGATCGATAGCACGAAATGCGATATGCTGATACTCGCTCATTCGTCGGCTCCTTCCAAAATGCTTGGCAGGTCTGGCATAACCGGTCTTGGTAGAATGCTACGGGACTTGGTCCTTCCCGGCAGCCGATTCGCCGTGCGTTAGGATGCGGAGAATAGCGTCGAGCACGGCATTCAAATGTTCCCCCAAGTCCTCTGCAAGAAAGCGAAGCACCATGTAGCCGTTTTCCTGCAACGCGACATCCTTACGCCGGTCACGGCGATACGAGTCTGCGTCGCTCAGATGTTGCGCTCCATCGAGTTCAATTGCAACGCGCGCATCGGCACAAAGAAGATCGACTTCCATTTCGCCACAGCCATCGAATGGGATTGGCAGCTTCGTATTTAACCGAAATCGCCCGGCGGTTTCCGGCAGAGTTTGCAGGCGGCGGTAAAGAAATGCTTCGCTCGCGCTGCGAGCCCTCGCAACGCCTTCGCCATCGGCGGGTATCGTTCGCGCGACATGAGTAAACAGAGTCGCTAGAGGCTTATCGACTCCGTCACGGATAAGCCGCTGAACGCTGCTGGCGTATTGGCTCTTCCACTGGGGATCGACGGGCAGCGAAACTTCGGATGGCCAGCCGGGCACGGCGCTTGCCGGCAGTAGAATCCTGTAGCCCACCGCCTCGTAGCTTCGGCAACGTCGATCAAACATGCGGGCCAGCATGCGCACGTTAAGGTCCGCATAGTCGTAGACGATTACTTCGCGTTTGCGATCATGCAAACGGTGCAGCCTTCCGACGTATTGAGCGATCGTCCCACGCCACGAGACAGGCAGCGTGAGGAATAGCGTATCAAGTCGCGCGTCATCGAAGCCTTCACCAATGAACCGTCCAGTTGCCAGTAACAGCCTGGGCTCGTTGTCGGAAGTCGCCGTCAACCGGGCCATCACGGCCCGGATTTGCCTCTTTCCCATTCCACCGCGCAGCACGATTGGATGTTCGACGAGGGGCGATAATCGCTCCGCGAGCAGGTCGAGGTGCTCGTTGCGTTCGGTCAGTACCAGAGGTGATCGCCCTTCGCGAACGACTTGCAGCACCTCGTCACAGATCAGCCGATTTCGCGCCTCATCGGCGACCAGTTCCGAATACAGTTCCTGGAAGTGTATCCTGGCATCTTCCGCAACACTTGAAGCGTGAAAATCCGTTGGCCGCACGTAGACCGTGTGCTCAAACGGACGTAAAGCCGCTTCCGACTTGGCGTCAACGCGATGGCGAATGGGCCCACACTGCATGAAAATGATCGGATGGTGTCCATCCTTTCGAGTGACGGTTGCCGAAAGGCCCGTGATGAACTTCGCCTTCGCCTGGCGGGCAACTTGCTCGAAGCTATACGCGGACAAATGGTGACATTCGTCCACGACAAGATGTCCATAGTCTCCGACCAGATCGTTCACAACGCCTTTTCGCGAGAGCGATTGAATCAGAGCGACGTCAAGCAAACCGGTTGGCTTTTTGCGTCCACCGCCAATTTGGCCAATCGCCTTGGGCGGAAGATTCAGAAATGTTGCCAGGCGGTCAACCCATTGCTCCAGTAATTGCCGACGATGCACGAGAACCAACGTGTTAACACCTCGCTGGGCGATCAGCCACGTAGCGACGACTGTCTTCCCAAACGCGGTTGTGGCGGACAAGACGCCAGTGTCATGGGCCAGCAGGCGCTTTGCCGCAATGACCTGTTCCGTGCGAAGCTCGCCATGAAATTTGACATCGAGCGGTTTCCCAAGCGAGCGTTCGTCGCGATCGACTATGTTGATTCCTAAACCCACCAGGAGAGATCGCAGCTCGTCCAGGCAACCGCGTGGAAGACTGATGTGCTGATCGTGATCCTCGGCACAGGCTATGATGCGAGGCTTTCCGTAGGTCGGGAGTCGCATGGCCTGGGCCTTGTAAAACTCGGGGTTCTGAAATGCAGTCAGCCGTATCAGGCGATTTCGCAGGCCGGAGGATAATAGGTTCTTTGCAATGTAGAGTTGATTGCCCAAGATTAGCTCAAGCCTTTCTGGCAGTCGCTCGTCGAGTCGAGGCTCTTTGTGGCTTCCAGATGGTGGCGAGGCCCAAGGCGCGCTGTCGTCTTCCTCGGTCAGCGACAAGCGAACACCGACCACGCATCCTCTCCGCTCGGCAACGGATACGATTGACTCGATCGTCGACCTTTCAATCTTGCAAATCGCCGACAAAAACGCCCATTGGTCCGCGTGAGGAACGAAGCTCTCGTCGAGAAAAACACTATTACCTCGCTCTCGTGGCTCCTTTTGCAACGGAAGCGCGATGAGGTTACCGAAGCCGCCTTGAGGAAGCGTATCCTGATTGGGAAAAAAGCGGTCATAGGAATCGAGACCAATGCCTGGCCGTCGCTCCATGGTTTCGGTCAAAAGGTGCGCGCCGAGCTTGCGAGCGAGCGTGGCCGGAATTGCCTCTTGGAAGAACAGCCAAATATGTCCACCATTGCCGCTTCGCGAACGCTCTAGTGCGGCCGGCAATGCGAACTGACGACAGGTATCAAGAACGGCCTGCGCATCTTCTTGCCAGTCACGTTTGTCAAGGTCGATGGCCAGGAAAAAGCACGTTTCGTCGCGCAACATGGCGTAAACACCCATGACGAAACTTTTGCCCATATCATCCTGCCCTGAAAGATGCCAACGAACGACTTCGTCGGTAATGGGCAAGAATCGCTGGTGCGGACAGACGGCGCACTTGATCTTTGGCTTTTCGCAAACACCTCGAACCCACTCGTTGGCGCATGCCGGCGAATAACCCGAGCGACCGGTTCTCTGGTTTTCGAAGCGGCGTGGGTAAATGTCTTCTCGGCCGCGAAAGAGACCGCGAAAGAGAGCAATTTTAGCTTCGGGCGGTGAAAGACCGTTGACGCGTAGGTGTTGTTGCCCGTGCATTGCGGTCGCCATTCGTTCCACGTCATTAATACAAGCTCAGGTTTTCGCCGGCCGCCGGGAACCCTTGAATGCTAGCCGTGATTCGTCACTTGCGGCTATAGAAGCGCTCGGATTTCTTCAAATCGTGTTTGCACCGAATCCCAGCTTGGAAATGGCCCGA encodes:
- a CDS encoding DEAD/DEAH box helicase family protein codes for the protein MHGQQHLRVNGLSPPEAKIALFRGLFRGREDIYPRRFENQRTGRSGYSPACANEWVRGVCEKPKIKCAVCPHQRFLPITDEVVRWHLSGQDDMGKSFVMGVYAMLRDETCFFLAIDLDKRDWQEDAQAVLDTCRQFALPAALERSRSGNGGHIWLFFQEAIPATLARKLGAHLLTETMERRPGIGLDSYDRFFPNQDTLPQGGFGNLIALPLQKEPRERGNSVFLDESFVPHADQWAFLSAICKIERSTIESIVSVAERRGCVVGVRLSLTEEDDSAPWASPPSGSHKEPRLDERLPERLELILGNQLYIAKNLLSSGLRNRLIRLTAFQNPEFYKAQAMRLPTYGKPRIIACAEDHDQHISLPRGCLDELRSLLVGLGINIVDRDERSLGKPLDVKFHGELRTEQVIAAKRLLAHDTGVLSATTAFGKTVVATWLIAQRGVNTLVLVHRRQLLEQWVDRLATFLNLPPKAIGQIGGGRKKPTGLLDVALIQSLSRKGVVNDLVGDYGHLVVDECHHLSAYSFEQVARQAKAKFITGLSATVTRKDGHHPIIFMQCGPIRHRVDAKSEAALRPFEHTVYVRPTDFHASSVAEDARIHFQELYSELVADEARNRLICDEVLQVVREGRSPLVLTERNEHLDLLAERLSPLVEHPIVLRGGMGKRQIRAVMARLTATSDNEPRLLLATGRFIGEGFDDARLDTLFLTLPVSWRGTIAQYVGRLHRLHDRKREVIVYDYADLNVRMLARMFDRRCRSYEAVGYRILLPASAVPGWPSEVSLPVDPQWKSQYASSVQRLIRDGVDKPLATLFTHVARTIPADGEGVARARSASEAFLYRRLQTLPETAGRFRLNTKLPIPFDGCGEMEVDLLCADARVAIELDGAQHLSDADSYRRDRRKDVALQENGYMVLRFLAEDLGEHLNAVLDAILRILTHGESAAGKDQVP